One part of the Loxodonta africana isolate mLoxAfr1 chromosome 13, mLoxAfr1.hap2, whole genome shotgun sequence genome encodes these proteins:
- the UBL7 gene encoding ubiquitin-like protein 7 isoform X1: MPCGASDFRRGNQRKKRERERERMSLSDWHLAVKLADQPLAPKSILRLPETELGEYSLGGYSISFLKQLIAGKLQESVPDPELIDLIYCGRKLKDDQTLDFYGIQPGSTVHVLRKSWPEPDQKPEPVDKVAAMREFRVLHTALHSSSSYREAVFKMLSNKESLDQIIVATPGLSSDPIALGVLQDKDLFSVFADPNMLDTLVPAHPALVNAIVLVLHSVAGSTPLPGADSSSRSMASSSYRDMPGGFLFEGLSDDEDDFHPSARSTPSSSTPSSRPASLGYSGAAGPRPITQSELATALALASTPESSSHTPTPGTQGHSSGTSPMSSGVQSGTPITNDLFSQALQHALQASGQPSLQSQWQPQLQQLRDMGIQDDELSLRALQATGGDIQAALELIFAGGAP, from the exons ATGCCGTGCGGAGCTTCCGATTTCCGGCGAGGGAACCAGA ggaaaaagagagagcgTGAAAGAGAGAGAATGTCTCTCTCAGATTGGCACCTGGCGGTGAAGCTGGCTGATCAGCCACTTGCACCAAAGTCCATTCTTCGGTTGCCAGAGACAGAGCTCGGAGAATACTCACTGGGGGGCTATAGTATTTCATTTCTGAAGCAACTCATTGCTGGCAAACTCCAGGAATCTGTTCCAGACCCTGAGCTGATTG ATCTGATCTACTGTGGCCGGAAGCTAAAAGATGACCAAACCCTTGACTTCTATGGCATTCAGCCTGGGTCCACAGTCCATGTTCTGCGTAAGTCCTGGCCCGAGCCTGATCAGAAACCAG AACCTGTGGACAAAGTGGCTGCCATGAGGGAGTTCCGGGTGCTGCACACTGCCCTGCACAGCAGCTCATCCTACAGAGAGGCG GTCTTTAAAATGCTCAGTAATAAGGAATCTCTGGATCAGATCATCGTGGCCACCCCAGGCCTCAGCAGTGACCCCATTGCTCTCG GGGTTCTTCAAGACAAGGACCTCTTCTCTGTCTTCGCTGATCCCAACATGCTTGATAC GTTGGTGCCTGCCCACCCGGCCCTGGTCAATGCCATCGTGCTGGTTCTGCACTCGGTGGCGGGCAGCACCCCACTGCCGGGGGCTGACTCCTCTTCCCGGAGCATGGCCTCCAGCTCCTACCGGGACATGCCAG GTGGCTTCCTGTTTGAAGGGCTCTCAGATGACGAGGACGACTTTCACCCA AGCGCCAGGTCCACGCCCTCTAGCAGCACACCCAGCTCTCGCCCAGCCTCCTTGGGGTACAGTGGAGCTGCTGGGCCCCGACCCATCACCCAGAGCGAGCTGGCCACCGCCCTGGCCCTGGCCAGCACTCCGGAGAGCAGCTCTCACACGCCGACTCCTGGCACCCAG GGCCATTCCTCAGGGACTTCACCAATGTCCTCCGGTGTCCAGTCAGGGACGCCCATCACCAACGACCTCTTCAGCCAAGCCCTACAACACGCTCTGCAGGCCTCTGGGCAGCCCAGCCTCCAG AGCCAATGGCAGCCCCAGCTGCAGCAGCTGCGTGACATGGGCATCCAGGATGACGAGTTGAGCCTACGGGCCCTGCAGGCCACTGGGGGGGACATCCAAGCCGCCCTGGAGCTCATCTTTGCTGGAGGAGCCCCCTAA
- the UBL7 gene encoding ubiquitin-like protein 7 isoform X2: MSLSDWHLAVKLADQPLAPKSILRLPETELGEYSLGGYSISFLKQLIAGKLQESVPDPELIDLIYCGRKLKDDQTLDFYGIQPGSTVHVLRKSWPEPDQKPEPVDKVAAMREFRVLHTALHSSSSYREAVFKMLSNKESLDQIIVATPGLSSDPIALGVLQDKDLFSVFADPNMLDTLVPAHPALVNAIVLVLHSVAGSTPLPGADSSSRSMASSSYRDMPGGFLFEGLSDDEDDFHPSARSTPSSSTPSSRPASLGYSGAAGPRPITQSELATALALASTPESSSHTPTPGTQGHSSGTSPMSSGVQSGTPITNDLFSQALQHALQASGQPSLQSQWQPQLQQLRDMGIQDDELSLRALQATGGDIQAALELIFAGGAP, from the exons ATGTCTCTCTCAGATTGGCACCTGGCGGTGAAGCTGGCTGATCAGCCACTTGCACCAAAGTCCATTCTTCGGTTGCCAGAGACAGAGCTCGGAGAATACTCACTGGGGGGCTATAGTATTTCATTTCTGAAGCAACTCATTGCTGGCAAACTCCAGGAATCTGTTCCAGACCCTGAGCTGATTG ATCTGATCTACTGTGGCCGGAAGCTAAAAGATGACCAAACCCTTGACTTCTATGGCATTCAGCCTGGGTCCACAGTCCATGTTCTGCGTAAGTCCTGGCCCGAGCCTGATCAGAAACCAG AACCTGTGGACAAAGTGGCTGCCATGAGGGAGTTCCGGGTGCTGCACACTGCCCTGCACAGCAGCTCATCCTACAGAGAGGCG GTCTTTAAAATGCTCAGTAATAAGGAATCTCTGGATCAGATCATCGTGGCCACCCCAGGCCTCAGCAGTGACCCCATTGCTCTCG GGGTTCTTCAAGACAAGGACCTCTTCTCTGTCTTCGCTGATCCCAACATGCTTGATAC GTTGGTGCCTGCCCACCCGGCCCTGGTCAATGCCATCGTGCTGGTTCTGCACTCGGTGGCGGGCAGCACCCCACTGCCGGGGGCTGACTCCTCTTCCCGGAGCATGGCCTCCAGCTCCTACCGGGACATGCCAG GTGGCTTCCTGTTTGAAGGGCTCTCAGATGACGAGGACGACTTTCACCCA AGCGCCAGGTCCACGCCCTCTAGCAGCACACCCAGCTCTCGCCCAGCCTCCTTGGGGTACAGTGGAGCTGCTGGGCCCCGACCCATCACCCAGAGCGAGCTGGCCACCGCCCTGGCCCTGGCCAGCACTCCGGAGAGCAGCTCTCACACGCCGACTCCTGGCACCCAG GGCCATTCCTCAGGGACTTCACCAATGTCCTCCGGTGTCCAGTCAGGGACGCCCATCACCAACGACCTCTTCAGCCAAGCCCTACAACACGCTCTGCAGGCCTCTGGGCAGCCCAGCCTCCAG AGCCAATGGCAGCCCCAGCTGCAGCAGCTGCGTGACATGGGCATCCAGGATGACGAGTTGAGCCTACGGGCCCTGCAGGCCACTGGGGGGGACATCCAAGCCGCCCTGGAGCTCATCTTTGCTGGAGGAGCCCCCTAA